The following is a genomic window from SAR324 cluster bacterium.
GTTTGTGCATCAGAGTATTCGACAAGAATTGTTCTAAATAGTGCTAATGTTCCTAAAGTTACAATGATGGCGGGGATCTTTAAATAAGCTACAAAATATCCATTAATAGCTCCCATCACTGCCCCTATTCCTATTGCTAATAATATAGCTGTGACTGGTGCCATTTCGTTGAATTGAGTAAGTTGTTGGCCCACAAAGTATGCTGTGAAACCAACTATTGATCCTACTGACAAATCTATATTACGTGTAAGAACAACTAAAGTCTGTCCAATAGCTAAAACGGCAAAGATGGCAACACTAGTTGAAATTCTATTGAACAATCTTGCGTTTAAGTAGTTTTCAATGACAGTTGAGAATCCTAAAAGAACTAGAATAATTAGTAAAATTAACACTATGTTTCTAAACTTTTCGGGGCGAATATTTTTAACAGAATCATTCATAACTTACCCTTTTGCCCCATAGCCAAAGACATTATCTTTTCCTGACTCGCATTACTTGAATCTACAATACCCATCTGAGATCCTTCACGCATGACAAGAATTCGATCACTCATTGCGATCACTTCTGGAAGATCTGAAGAAATACAGATGATCGCCATACCTTCATCCGCTAATTTTTTTATTATTGCATGTACTTCTGCTTTAGTACCAACATCAATCCCACGTGTAGGTTCATCAAGTATAAATATTTTAGGGTTAGTATTTAGCCACTTACTTAACATGACTTTCTGTTGATTACCCCCAGATAGTTTATTTACTTCGTTAAGAAGTGACGGAGTTTTAATTTGAAGTCGGTCTTTAAAATCTTTTGCAGTTTCATATTCTTCATTTTTGTTAATAATTCCTAATTTATTTAGATATTTATTTAGTGCTGGTAGTGTAATGTTTGTGGTAATAGCCATTGGCATAGCCAATCCTAATTGCCTTCGATCCTCAGATAAATATGCTATTCCAAGTTTTTTAGCTTTTTGTGGAGAATCTATATTTACTGGTCTACCATAAATATT
Proteins encoded in this region:
- a CDS encoding ABC transporter permease; its protein translation is MNDSVKNIRPEKFRNIVLILLIILVLLGFSTVIENYLNARLFNRISTSVAIFAVLAIGQTLVVLTRNIDLSVGSIVGFTAYFVGQQLTQFNEMAPVTAILLAIGIGAVMGAINGYFVAYLKIPAIIVTLGTLALFRTILVEYSDAQTVLAIELPKWIHELPRMNVFTYERFQLRYVVAGMLFVVITFQMILKYTSFGRKLYAIGSNPEAAKSTGFPI